In Rhodoferax sediminis, the sequence AACGACGCGCATGCGCTCGCGCTGGCCCGCTCGGTGGTCAAGAATACCAATCAAAAGAAGGAGGTAGCCCAGAGCCTGCGGGCGCAGGCTGCTCCTAAATTCGCAGCAGAAGAGCTGTACGGCGTGATCCCGACCGATACGCGCAAGCCCTTCGATGTGCATGAAGTCATCGCCCGCATCGTCGACGCCAGCGAGTTTCACGAGTTCAAGGCGCGCTATGGCGCCACGCTGGTGTGCGGCTTCGCGCACATCGAAGGCATGCCGGTGGGCATCGTCGCGAACAACGGCATCCTGTTTTCCGAGTCGGCGCAAAAAGGCGCGCACTTCATCGAGCTGTGCTGCCAGCGCAAGATTCCGCTGGTGTTTCTGCAGAACATCACCGGCTTCATGATCGGGCGCAAGTACGAAAACGAAGGCATCGCCCGGCACGGCGCCAAGATGGTGACCGCGGTGGCGACCGCCCAGGTGCCCAAATTCACCGTGATCATCGGCGGCAGCTACGGCGCGGGCAACTACGGCATGTGCGGGCGCGCCTATTCGCCGCGTTTTCTCTGGATGTGGCCGAACGCCCGCATTTGCGTGATGGGCGGCGAGCAGGCCGCGGGTGTGCTGGCCACCGTCAAGCGCGACGGCATCGAAGGGCGCGGCGGCAGCTGGAGCGCGGAGGAAGAGGCGGCCTTCAAGCAGCCCGTGCTCGACCAGTTCGCGCGCCAGTCGCATCCCTACTATTCCAGCGCGCGCCTGTGGGACGACGGCGTGATCGACCCGGCCGACACGCGCCGCGTGCTGGCGCTGGGCCTGTCGGCCACGCTCAACGCGCCGATTCCCGACACGAAATTCGGCGTGTTCCGCATGTAAGGCCACACGCATGGACAACATTTACACCACCCCTGAACACGAATTGCTGCGCGAGCAGGTCGCGCGCTTCATTGCACGCGAGGTCGAACCGCATGGCGCGGCCTGGGAAGAGGCCGGTAGGGTGCCGCGCGACGTGCTGCGCCGCATGGGCCAGGCAGGCCTGCTGGGGCTGATGTACGAGGGCCGCTACGGCGGCGGCGATGCGGACGCACTGACCAACCTGGTGTTTGCCGAGGCGCTGTCGCAATCGACCTTTGCCGGTTTCATCATCACGGTGCTGGTGCATACCGACATGGCCGGCCCGCACCTGCACCACGCGGGCAGTGCGGCGCAGAAAGAAAAATATCTGCACAAGGTCACGGCCGGCGAGATGATCGCGGCGGTGGGCATCACCGAGCCCGGCGCGGGCTCGGACGTGGCCGGCATCCGCACCACGGCGCGCCGTGACGGCGCCGACTGGGTGCTGAACGGCACCAAGATGTTCATCACCAACGGTGTGCACGCCGACCTGTACTTCATCGCTGCCAAAACGGGCGCGGGCCGGCACGACATGACCATGTTCGTCGTCGAGAAGGGCACACCCGGCTTCAGCGTGGGCCGCGCGCTCAAGAAGACGGGCTGGCTCTCGTCCGACACCGCCGAGCTGGTGCTGGACAACGTGCGCATCCCCGCCGCGAATGTGCTGGGCGAGGAGGGTAAAGGCTTCTACTCGGTCATGAAGAATTTCCAGACCGAGCGCATCGCGCTGGCGGCGATGGCGGTGGGACACTGCACGCAGGCGCTCCAGTTGACGCTGGGCTACGTGCGCCAGCGCCAGGCCTTCGGCGCCACGCTGTGGGACCAGCAGACCATCCGCCAGCGCCTGTCCATGCTCGACGCCAGGACCCGCGCCGCGCGCTCCTTCATGTACCACTGCGCGTGGAGCGTGACGCAGGGCCGCGACATCGTGCAGGAAGTCTCCATGCTCAAGGCCTTGACCGGCGAGTTGGTGAATGAAGTGGTGCAGACCTGCCAGCAGTTCCACGGCGGCATGGGCTACATCCGCGAGACCGCGATCGAGCGGCTGTGGCGCGATGCGCGGGTGCTGGCCATCGGCGGCGGCGCCACCGAGGTCATGCTGGAAGAAGTTGCCAAACGTTATTGAGTCCCTTCATGAATACACCCGCCTCAAACATTCTTGACCTGCGCCGTCCCTCGCCCCAGGTCGCCGAGGTCTGGCTGAACCGGCCCGAGGTCCGCAACGCCTTCAATGACGATGTCATCGCCGAATTGACGCAGGTGTTCGCAAAACTGTCGCAGGATGACGACCTGCGCGTCATCGTGCTGGGCGCGCACGGCAAGGCGTTTTGCGCGGGCGCCGACCTCAACTGGATGCGCGCCATGGCCGACTACAGCTGGGATCAGAACCGCGCCGATGCGCAAAAGCTCGCCGACATGCTGTGGACCCTGTACCAGTGCCCGGTACCCATCGTGGGACGCATCCAGGGCGACTGCTACGCCGGCGGCATGGGCCTGGCGGCGGTCTGCGACGTGCTCATCGCGGCCCACGAGGTGACCTTCTGCCTGTCAGAGGCCCGGCTCGGCCTGTTGCCCGCGACCATCGCCCCGTATGTGCTGCGCGCCCTGGGCGAACAGGCCTCGCGCCGCTACATGGTCACCGCCGAGCGCTTCAGCGCGGCGCAGGCCCATGCGCTGGGTTTTGTGCATGAGCTGTGCAGTGCCGGGGCGCTGGACGCGAAGGTGGCGGAGCTGGTGGCCACGCTGGCCGCGAACGGGCCCAAAGCGGCACGCGCATGCAAGCGCCTGGTGCGCGACGTGGCCGGCGCCCCGCTCACGGCCGGGTTGCGCGCCGACACCGCCCAGCGCATTGCCGACATCCGCTCCAGCATGGAGGGCCGGGAAGGCGTGCAGTCGTTCCTGAACAAGCGCAAGCCGGGCTGGCTGCTGCCCTGAGCGGCCCCCAGGCGCGACCCCGCAAGCCATGCTGCAAACCTTGCTTCAATCCCTCCCGTGGCTGGCCCCGCTGGGCAGCTACGCTGCGGGCACGGCCACGGCGGGTGTCGGGCAGGCGGCAGGCCACCTCGACATGGCCAGCCTGCTGGCACTGGCCGCCGCGCTGGGCTGGGCCAGCGGCCTGCGGCTCTATGCCGTGGTCTTCATGGTCGGTGTGGCGGGGCTGCTGGGCTGGATTCCGCTGCCCGACGGCCTGACGCTGCTGCAGCACCCGGCCATGCTCGCCGCCAGCGGCTTCATGCTGTTCGTCGAGTTTTTCGCCGACAAGATCCCCGGTGTCGATTCGCTGTGGGACATCGTGCACAGCGTGATCCGCATCCCGGCCGGTGCCGCGCTGGCGGCTGGCGTGTTCGGCGCCGACGGGGGCACCATGACCGCGGTCGCGGCGCTGATGGGTGGCACGCTGGCCGCCACCAGCCAGGCCGCCAAGACCACCACCCGGGCTGTGATCAACACCTCGCCCGAGCCTGTTTCCAACGTGCTGGCGAGTCTGACCGAGGACGGCGTGGTGGTCGGCGCGCTCTGGCTCTCTATCCACTACCCGCTGGTGTTCGGCGTGGTGCTGGCCATTATGGTCGCGCTGATGTGGGCCATGACCTGGCTGCTGCTCAAATTCCTCAAGGCGGTGTTTCGCCGCGTCGCCCGTTTCTTTTCCGGTTTTGCAAAGGTCACCTAATGTTCAACAAAATTCTGATTGCCAACCGTGGCGAAATCGCTTGCCGCGTCGCAGCCACGGCCAGGCGCATGGCCATCAAGACCGTGGCGGTGTACTCCGAGGCCGACGCCAGTGCCAGGCACGTCAGCCTGTGCGACGAGGCGGTGCCGATCGGTGCCAGCGCACCCAAGGACAGCTACCTGCGCTGGGAGCGCATCATCGAGGCCGCCAAGGCCACCGGCGCGCAGGCCATTCACCCCGGCTACGGCTTCCTGAGCGAAAACGACGAGTTCGCGCAGGCCTGTGCCGATGCGGGCCTGGTCTTCATCGGCCCGCCGCCCTCCGCGATTCGGGCCATGGGACTCAAGGCCGAATCCAAGCAGTTGATGGGCAAGGCCGGGGTGCCCCTGGTGCCCGGCTACCACGGTGCGGACCAGGACCCCGCGCTGCTGCAGCGCGAGGCCGACGCCATCGGCTACCCGGTGCTGATCAAGGCCAGCGCGGGCGGCGGCGGCAAGGGCATGCGCGTGGTGGACAAGGCGAAGGCTTTCGCCGCGGCGCTGGCTTCGTGCCAGCGCGAAGCCAGCAGCAGCTTTGGCATTGACGCGGTGCTGATCGAGAAGTACGTGCAGCGCCCGCGCCACATCGAAATTCAGGTGTTCGGCGACACGCAGGGCAACTACGTTTACCTGTTCGAGCGCGACTGCTCGGTGCAGCGGCGCCACCAGAAGGTGCTGGAGGAAGCCCCGGCGCCCGGCATGACGCCCGGCATGCGCCAGCAGATGGGCGAGGCCGCCGTGGCGGCTGCGCGCGCCGTGAACTACGTGGGCGCCGGCACGGTGGAGTTCATCGTCGAGCAAAAGCCCGATGGCAGCATGACTTTCTTCTTCATGGAGATGAACACGCGGTTGCAGGTGGAACATCCCGTGACCGAGGCCATCACCGGGCTCGACCTGGTGGAGTGGCAATTGCGCGTGGCGTCGGGCGAGCCGCTGCCGCTCAGGCAGGAGGATCTGCGCATCCACGGCCATGCGATCGAGGCGCGCATCTGCGCCGAAAACCCCGACAACAACTTCCTGCCCGCGACCGGCACGCTGCACGTGTACGACCTGCCGGCGTACGTGAGCTTCGAGCGCGGGAACAGGGGCGGTGCGGACACTCTGGTCCGGGTGGATTCCGGCGTGCGCGAAGGTGACGTCATCTCGCCGTTCTACGACCCCATGGTGGCCAAGCTGATCGTGCATGGCGATACCCGCGAGCAGGCGCTGGCGCGCATGGACGAGGCCCTGTCGCAAACCCATATCGTCGGGCTCAATACCAATGTGCAGTTTCTGCGCTATGTGGTGGGCACCGCCTCGTTTGCCCAGGCGAATCTGGACACGGGGCTGATCCCGCGCGAAGAGGCCAGGCTGTTCAAGCAGGAAAAAGTCGGCCTGCCGCTGGCCGCGGCCGCGGCCATTGCGCGCACGCTGGTGGAGGAAAAAGCCCTTGAGGTCGATGCGGCCAACGGCGCCTGGATCGACCCCTGGGCCCGGCGCGACGGCTGGCGCGCGCACGGCCTGGCCACGCGCCGCTTCGAGTTCGAATTTCACGGCGAGGCGGTCACGGCCATGCTGACCCGTCTGCACGACGGCGCCCTGCAGTTGCAGGTCGGCAGCGCCGCCGGGCCACTCACCTTTGTGCCCGTGGCGGATGGCATCGGGGTCGATTTTGCGGGCCAGCGCCAGACCGTCAAGGTATGGCTGAATCAGGCGGTAGCCCATGTGTTTTGTGCGCTAGGCGCTACACAAATCGTAGTGATCGATGCGCTGGCGCATGCCAGCGTGGGCCAGGCCGACGCGGGCCGGCTGACCGCGCCGATGCCGGGCAAGGTGGTGTCGTTCGCCGTCAAGCCCGGCGACAAGATCAGCAAGGGCCAGGCGCTGGCGGTGATGGAGGCTATGAAGATGGAGCACACGATTGCCGCGCCGGCCGACGGCACGGTCGAAGAACTGCTGTATGCGCCGGGCGATCAGGTCACGGAAGGCGCGGAGCTGCTGCGCATCAAGGCTTGATTAAACTGGTGCCGATGCGAATCACCGTCTGCCTCACCGACAACAACCGCCCCGAACCTTGGGTCGAAGGCCTGCGCGCCGAGCTGCCGCAGGCCGAGGTCGAAGCCTGGACGCCCGGCGCCGCGTTGGCCGACCATGCAGTGGTGTGGGCGCCGCCGCAGGCGTTCCTGGACGAGCAGCAGCGGCTGCGCGGCCTGTTCAATATCGGGGCCGGCGTCGACGCGCTCCTCAAGCTGCGGCTGCCGCCGCACACGCGCATCGTGCGGCTCGACGACGCGGGCATGTCGGTGCAGATGGCCGAGTACGTCTGCCATGCGCTGATCCGCCACTTCCGCGAGTTCGATGCCTACGAGGCCGACGCGCGCCAAGGCGTCTGGAGCTATCGCCGCCCGCGTGCGCGCCGCGATTTTGCGGTCGGCGTGATGGGCCTCGGTGTGCTCGGCGAGCGTGTCGGCAAGGCCATCGCGCAGTTCGAGTTTCCGGTGCGGGGCTGGAGCCGCTCGCCCAAGCAGATCGATGGCATCCAGTGTTTCGACGGCGCGCAGGGGCTGGACGCATTTCTCGCCGCCAGCCGCGTGCTGGTGTGCCTGCTGCCGCTGACCACCGAGACGCGCGGCATCCTGCGCGCAGGCACGCTGGGCCGGCTGAACGGCGGACGGCCCGGCGGCTACCTCATCAACGTGGCGCGCGGCGCGCACCTGGTGGAAGACGATCTGATTCCGCTGCTCGACGCGGGCCAGCTCGCGGGCGCGACACTCGACGTGTTTGCGTCGGAGCCGCTCGCGCCTGCGCATCCGTTCTGGCGGCATCCGAAGATCACCGTGACGCCGCATGCCTCGGCGCGCACGCAGCGCGAGGAATCGGTGGCGCAGATCGCCGCCAAGATCCGGGCCCTCGAAGCCGGTGCGGACTTTAGCGCGCTGGCGGGCGTGGTCGACGGGCAACGCGGATACTGAGTCTCAACATCTCCTGGAGTCAGAACATGAGCCTTCCTTTGAGAGTCAAACTCGTCGATGTGGGCCCGCGCGACGGCCTGCAAAACGAAAAGCAGATGGTGCCGGCAGCGGTCAAGATCGAACTGGTGCAGCGCCTGCAGAACGCTGGCCTGAAAGAAATCGAGGTCACCAGCTTCGTCAGCCCCAAGTGGGTGCCGCAGATGGCCGATGCGAGTGAGGTCATGCGCGGCATCCGGCGCCAGAGTGGCGTGCGCTACTCGGTGCTGACGCCCAACATGAAGGGCTTCGAGGCGGCGATTGCCGCGCCGCGCGCCGAGTGGCCCGACGAGATCGTGGTCTTCGGCGCCGCCAGCGAGGCGTTCAGCCAGCGCAACATCAACTGCTCGATCGCCGAGAGCATCGAGCGCTTTCGCCCGGTGGTCGAGGCGGCGCGCGCCCACGGCATCGACGTGCGCGGCGCCATGTCGTGCACCGTGGGCTGTCCCTACGAGGGCGAGATCGCGCCCGAGCGCGTCGGCATGCTGGCCGGACTCATGAAAGGCATCGGCGTGCAGCGGGTGGACGTCGCCGACACGATTGGCGTGGGCACGCCGCGCAAGGTGCGGCGCGCCATGGAGGCCACGCTCCAGCACTACGACATCGACCATGTGTCAGGCCACTTCCATGACACCTACGGTCAGGCCCTGGCCAACACGCTGGCCAGCCTGGAGATGGGCGTGTGGAACTTCCAGTCTTCCGTCGCCGGCCTGGGCGGCTGCCCCTACGCCAAAGGCGCGACGGGCAACGTGGCCTCGGAAGACGTGGTCTACCTGCTGGACGGCATGGGGATCGAGACCGGCATCGACCTGGACAAGCTGATCGACGCCGGCCAGTTCATCAGCGACCATCTGCAGCGCAAGCCGAACTCGCGCGCGGCCACCGCGATCCTGGCCAAGCGGGCGGGCTAGTCATGAGCACGACTCCCGCTCCCGCCTCCTTCCTTCCAGAGGGCGTGCGGCGTGTGGCTGCGGCGCTGCAGGCGCAGGGCCATCCGCATGCACCCGTGATGCTCGACGATGCGGCGCGCACCGCGCAGCAGGCGGCCGACGCGCTGGGCATCGCCGTGGGCCAGATTGCCAAGAGCATCATCTTTCGCCGCATCCCGGACGACGCGGCCGTGCTGGTGGTGACCTCGGGCGACCGGCGCGTGGACGAGAAGAAGGTGGCGGCCTTGGTGTGCGCGGGCGGCGGCAAGCTGGGGCGCGCCGACGCGGAGTTTGTCAAGGCCAGCACCGGCTTTTCGATCGGCGGCGTCTCGCCGCTGGCGCATGCCACGAAGCCCGTCACGCTGATCGACCAGGAACTGTTCCGGTTCGCCGAAATCTGGGCCGCGGCGGGCCATCCGCATGGCGTCTTCAAACTCAGCCCGCACGACCTGCAGCGGCTCACCGGCGCACCCGTGGCTGACGTAGCGCAGGCCGTCAAGATCGCATGAATGCTATTGATCCGATAGCCCATCGCGCTGACGTGGCAAGGGCTGCAGCCGAAAATGTTCCCTCACCCTGCATCTCGGTGTGCCGCATGAGCGAGGCCGGCGGCTGGTGCGAGGGCTGCTTTCGCACGCTCGACGAGATCGGGCGCTGGAGCCGCATGAGCGACGCCGACAAGCGCGCCATCTGGGCCCTGATCGAGCAGCGCGCTGCGGCAGAATCCACAACGACGCCGGCATCGCCATGAAGCACATTACCTTCTACCTCGACTTCATTTCGCCGTACGCCTACCTCGCGTTCGAACAGCTGCCCGAAGCCTTGCTGGGCCTGAGCTACAGCGTGACGCACAAGCCGCTGCTGTTTGCGGGGCTGCTCAAGCACCATGGGCAGCTCGGCCCCGCCGAGATTGCCCCCAAGCGCGACTGGACCTACCGCCAGGTGCTGTGGCTGGCGCACCGCCATGGCATCGACATGCAGTTGCCGGCGGCGCATCCCTTCAACCCGTTGGCGCTGTTGCGGCTGGCCGTGGCCTGCAATGCGCAGGGCACGCCCAACCGCTATGTCTGCGAGACCGTGTTTCGCCACGTCTGGCGCGGCGGCGCCGAGGCAGCCGACCCGGTGCGGCTGCAGGCGCTGGCGGCGCAGCTGGTGCCCGCGCGTGACGCGAATGGCGACGAGGTCAAGGCGCAGCTCAAGGCCCATACCGACGAGGCGATTGCCGCGCGCGTGTTTGGCGTGCCCACCTTCGCGGTGGACGACAAACTGTTCTGGGGTTTCGACGCGCTGCCCATGCTGCGCGCCTACTGCGAAGGCGATGCCTGGTTCGGCGCGCCGTGGGACGCCGCTGCAAGGGTGGCGCAAGGCGTGCGGCGTTGAATCGGGGGGCACCTTTCGCGAACTTCACGCCACCGTCATGCCCAGCGCCTTCAACTTCGCCGCTTCACCGTTCGACTGCCTGAGTCCGGCGGAACAGGAGCAGGTTCGGCGCCACGTCGACATCGCCTATTTCCGCGAAGGCGAGGTGGTGCTGGAGGTCGGCGCCGAGCCCACGCACCTGTACGTTGTCATCAAAGGCTACGTCACCCAGACCGAAGACGGCGAGGTGGTGGCCAGCTATGGCCCGGACGACAGCTTCGACGGCCGCGGGCTGGTGGCCGGGCGCGTCAGCAGCCGCTTTGTGGCGGCCGAGGAAGTGGTGGCCTACCAGCTGGCCAAGGCGACCGTCAAGGCGCTGATCGCCTCGAACGCCACCTTTGGTGCGCTGCTGTTCTCGGACCTGGGCCACAAGCTCAGTGCGCTGTCGCAGCGGCAGGAGCAGCGCGAGCTGCAATCCCTGACGCTGGCGCGGGTGGACGAGGCCTATCTGCGCCCCGCCCACATGGTCGATGCGCAGACCGATGTTCTGTCGGTCGTGCAACTGTTCCAGTCGCAGCGCACCTCCAATGTGCTGGTGCGTGGCCTGCCGGGCGGACTCGGCATCTTCACCACGACGGGGCTGCAGCGCGCGATCCTGGATGGCCGTCCGCTGAATCGGCTGGCGGTGGGCGAACTGGCGAGCAGCCCGGTCATCACTGTGCGCCCGTCCGACCAGCTTGGCGAGGCCATGGCGCTGTTGCTGCGCCGCCGGGTACACCGCCTCGTCGTGGCCGAGGGGGACGAAGTGCGGGGCATTCTGGAGGCGCTGGATGTGTTCAGCTTCCTGGCGAATCATTCGCACCTGATCACGGTGCAGATCGAGCAGGCGCCCGACCTCGACGCACTGGCGCAGGCGGCCCTGCAGATCACGCGCCTGATCTCGCTGCTGTACCGCAACGGCACGCGCATCGGCCTCATGGCCAAGCTGGTGCAGCAGCTGAACGCGCGCCTGTTCGAGCGCGCCTGGCAGATGATCGCACCGGCCGAACTGGTGGCCAACAGCTGCCTGTTCGTCATGGGCAGCGAAGGGCGTGGTGAGCAACTGCTCAAGACCGATCAGGACAATGGCCTGCTGCTGCGCGACGGCTACACCGCGCCCGACGATCTGGACGCCATTTGCCAGCGCTTCTCGCAGGCGCTGAGCCGTTTTGGCTATCCCGAATGTCCCGGACACATCATGCTCAGCAACCCGGCCTGGCGCGGCAGCGCCAGCGCGTTCGGCCAGAAGGTCCGGCAATGGCTGCTGATGCCGGAGGCGGACAGCCTGATGCATCTGGCGATCTTCATGGATGCGCATGCCGTGGCGGGCGACGCGACCCTGCTGGAGGGCGTGCGCCGCGGCCTCATGACGCTCGCCACCGACAACGACGCCGTGCTCGGGCGCTTCGCGGCGGTCATTGAAGCGTTTGGCAGTCCTTCGCCCTGGTGGGACCGGTTGCTGCCGCATGGGCAGGCGCAGCGCCCGCTCGACCTGAAGAAGGAGGGCATTTTTCCGATCGTGCACGGGGTACGCAGTCTGGCGCTGGCGCGCCATGTGGCGCCGACCGGCACGGTGGCCCGTATCGAGGCGCTGGTGGCCGACGCAACGCTGGACGCCACCCTGGGCAAGGAACTCACGCAAAGCCTGCATGTGCTCATGGGGCTGCGCCTGAAGGCCGGCCTGGCCGAACTGGACGCCGGCCGGGCCGTGAGCGGAGGCCTTGCGCCGGAACGCCTAGGCAGTCTGGAGCGTGACCTGCTCAAGGACACGCTGGGCGTGGTCAAGCGCTTCAAGGCGCTGCTGCGCCACCGATTCCGGCTCGATGCCCTGTGAGTCTGGCGCGCTTTTCGCCCGGGGCGGTTGTCGCCGCGCTGCGGCGCGAATGGCGTCTGAAGCACCTGCGCGACCCGGCTTACCGGTTCATGTTCGATGCGGCGCCGCCCGATGAGTGGGTGGCGCTGGACTGCGAGACCACCGGCCTGAATGTGCGCAGCGACAAAATCATCTCGATCGGCGCGGTACGCATCGTGGGCAACCGCATCATGACCAGCGAGCGGCTGGCGCTGCTGGTGCGACCGGACAAGGGTATCTCGGCCGACAGCGTGCGCATTCATCGCCTGCGCGAACGCGACGTGGCGCAGGGTCTGCCGATCGCAGAGGCGATGGCGCAGCTGATGCGTTTCATCGGCAGCCGGCCGCTGGTGGGCTATTACCTGGAGTTCGACGTGGCGATGCTGAATCGCGCCATCAGGCCCCTGCTGGGCGTGGGCCTGCCGCAGCCCAGGATCGAAGTCTCGGCGCTGTATTACGACTACAAGTTCAAACAGCTGCCGCCCTACCAGCAGCAGCTCGGCGCCGATATCGACCTGCGCTTTGCCACGCTCATGGACGACCTGGGCCTGCCGCAGCGTGCCGCCCACGATGCGGTGAACGATGCCGTGATGGCGGCGCTGGCGTTCATCAAGCTGAGGCAGCTGCATGGCGGGTGACACCGCCGCGCCGGGTCGCCGCCCGCTTTAGTGGCCCGAAGCGCCCGAGGCGCCAAAGCCGGTTTCCGAGCGGACCTGCTGCGCCGGGAATGCGGCACGCTCGCGCGCCGCACTGGCGCTGCGATCGGTGATGGAGAACAACCAGATGCCGACAAAGCCGATGGTCATCGAGAACAACGCCGGCGAGGTGTACGGGAACCAGGCTGAGCCAGCCGGGTGCCCCAGCGTGGCTTCCCATACCGAGGGCGACACGATCGTCAGGCCCACCGACGAGATCAACCCCAGGAAGCCGCCGACTACGGCGCCGCGCGTGGTGCAGTTCTTCCACAGGACCGACAGGAACAGCACCGGGAAGTTGGCCGAGGCCGCAACGGCGAAGGCCAGCGACACCATGAACGCGATGTTCTGCTTTTCGAAGGTGATGCCCAGCAACACCGCAATGATCCCCAGCGCGACCGTGGTGATGCGCGACACCTTGAGTTCGGCGGCGCTGTCGGCCTTGCCCTTCTTGAACACGGTGGCGTACAGGTCGTGCGACACGGCCGAGGCGCCCGACAGGGTGAGCCCCGCCACCACGGCCAGGATGGTCGCGAACGCCACCGCCGAGATGAAGCCGTAGAACACGTTGCCGCCGACCGACTTCGCCACCAGCACCGCTGCCATGTTGGCTGTGCCGGCGCCGCCGTGGATGACGCCCCGGACGACGTCCGCGTACTCCGGGTTGGTCAGCACCATGGTGATGGCGCCGAAGCCGATGATGAAGATCAGCACGTAGAAATAGCCGATCCAGGTGGTGGCCCAGAAGACCGACTTGCGTGCCTGCTTGGCATCGGGCACCGTGAAGAAACGCATCAGGATGTGCGGCAGGCCCGCGGTACCGAACATCAGCGCCATGCCGAACGAAATGGCCGAGATCGGGTCCTTGATGAAGCCGCCCGGGCCCATGATGGACAGGCCTGCCCTGGCCGCCTCTTCGGGCGTCTTGCCGGTGTTGGCGGCAATGGCGGCGCGCACTTGCACGCCCTTGGCAAACAGCGCCTCAGGGCTGAAGCCATACTGCGCCAGCACCATGAAGGCCATGAAGGTCACGCCCGCCAGCAGCAGGCAGGCCTTGATGATCTGCACCCAGGTGGTGGCCGTCATGCCGCCAAACAGCACGTACACCATCATCAGCGCGCCGACGATGACGACCGCCATCCAGTATTCCAGGCCGAACAGCAGCTTGATGAGCTGGCCGGCGCCGACCATTTGCGCGATCAGGTAGAACGCCACCACCACCAGCGTGCCCGACGCCGCGAACGCGCGGATGGGCCCCTGCTGAAACCGGTAGCCCGCCACGTCGGCAAAGGTGAACTTGCCCAGGTTGCGCAGGCGCTCGGCCATCAGGAAGGTGATCATCGGCCAGCCGACGAGGAAACCGATCGAATAGATCAGGCCGTCGTAACCCGTGGCCATGACCGCGGCGGAGATGCCCAGGAAGGAGGCAGCCGACATGTAGTCGCCGGCGATCGCCAGCCCGTTCTGGAAGCCCGTGATGCCGCCGCCGGCGGTATAGAAGTCCGCCGCCGAGCGCGTCCTGGACGCGGCCCATTTGGTGATCCACAGGGTCAGCAGCACAAAGCCGGCGAACATCGCGATGGCCGTCCAGTTCGTGGCCTGCTTGGCCACCTGGCCCAGGTCGGCGCCGGCGGCGTGCGCGCCGCCCGCCAGCAGCGCCGCCAGCGGCGCGAGGTATTTTTTGCCGGCACTCATTTCGAGGCCTCGTTCAGGATGTCTTTGGTCAGGGCATCGAATTCGCTGTTGGCGCGACGCACATAGATGCCGGTGATGACGATGGTGAAGACGATCACGCCCAACCCGATGGGAATGCCCAGCGTGGTGACGCCGGCGCCAATGGGCTGCGCCAGGAACGCCTTGTCAAACGCGATTAGCGCGATGTAGCCGTAGTACACGAGCAGCATCAGCACCGTCAGCACGACGCCGATCCGGTTGCGCTTTTGGCGCAGCTCCCTGTATTTCGGGTTGCGCTGAATCTTGGCTACCACAGGGTCATCCATGACTGTTTCCTTCAGGGTTGATTGAAATCCCACGCGATGGGGAAATCCCCAAGGCCGGCTGGATTACTTCAAACACGACTGACCAATGCCTTACGCGGCGCGGTGAGTGGCCGGCCTCGCCCCAAGAAGCGGCCCTGGAAATGCGCCAGGTGCGGTGAATTCCGGTGCTGCGCCGCGCAGAGAAAACGCGCCGCATTCCGCATTGAAAAATCGCAGCCGCGGGTTACTACCGAGGCCGTAAGCGGGTGACAAGTTAGCAGTAAGGCGTTGTAAGACAACCGTCAGAACCTCGTCAGACATCTGCCGGATAGTGGGTCGCTGGGCTCAGTAGATTTTCGTTACAAATTAAAGGAGACAAATTTATGGCTAAGGCAGCGGCT encodes:
- a CDS encoding DUF294 nucleotidyltransferase-like domain-containing protein, whose product is MPSAFNFAASPFDCLSPAEQEQVRRHVDIAYFREGEVVLEVGAEPTHLYVVIKGYVTQTEDGEVVASYGPDDSFDGRGLVAGRVSSRFVAAEEVVAYQLAKATVKALIASNATFGALLFSDLGHKLSALSQRQEQRELQSLTLARVDEAYLRPAHMVDAQTDVLSVVQLFQSQRTSNVLVRGLPGGLGIFTTTGLQRAILDGRPLNRLAVGELASSPVITVRPSDQLGEAMALLLRRRVHRLVVAEGDEVRGILEALDVFSFLANHSHLITVQIEQAPDLDALAQAALQITRLISLLYRNGTRIGLMAKLVQQLNARLFERAWQMIAPAELVANSCLFVMGSEGRGEQLLKTDQDNGLLLRDGYTAPDDLDAICQRFSQALSRFGYPECPGHIMLSNPAWRGSASAFGQKVRQWLLMPEADSLMHLAIFMDAHAVAGDATLLEGVRRGLMTLATDNDAVLGRFAAVIEAFGSPSPWWDRLLPHGQAQRPLDLKKEGIFPIVHGVRSLALARHVAPTGTVARIEALVADATLDATLGKELTQSLHVLMGLRLKAGLAELDAGRAVSGGLAPERLGSLERDLLKDTLGVVKRFKALLRHRFRLDAL
- a CDS encoding 3'-5' exonuclease; the protein is MSLARFSPGAVVAALRREWRLKHLRDPAYRFMFDAAPPDEWVALDCETTGLNVRSDKIISIGAVRIVGNRIMTSERLALLVRPDKGISADSVRIHRLRERDVAQGLPIAEAMAQLMRFIGSRPLVGYYLEFDVAMLNRAIRPLLGVGLPQPRIEVSALYYDYKFKQLPPYQQQLGADIDLRFATLMDDLGLPQRAAHDAVNDAVMAALAFIKLRQLHGG
- a CDS encoding cation acetate symporter gives rise to the protein MSAGKKYLAPLAALLAGGAHAAGADLGQVAKQATNWTAIAMFAGFVLLTLWITKWAASRTRSAADFYTAGGGITGFQNGLAIAGDYMSAASFLGISAAVMATGYDGLIYSIGFLVGWPMITFLMAERLRNLGKFTFADVAGYRFQQGPIRAFAASGTLVVVAFYLIAQMVGAGQLIKLLFGLEYWMAVVIVGALMMVYVLFGGMTATTWVQIIKACLLLAGVTFMAFMVLAQYGFSPEALFAKGVQVRAAIAANTGKTPEEAARAGLSIMGPGGFIKDPISAISFGMALMFGTAGLPHILMRFFTVPDAKQARKSVFWATTWIGYFYVLIFIIGFGAITMVLTNPEYADVVRGVIHGGAGTANMAAVLVAKSVGGNVFYGFISAVAFATILAVVAGLTLSGASAVSHDLYATVFKKGKADSAAELKVSRITTVALGIIAVLLGITFEKQNIAFMVSLAFAVAASANFPVLFLSVLWKNCTTRGAVVGGFLGLISSVGLTIVSPSVWEATLGHPAGSAWFPYTSPALFSMTIGFVGIWLFSITDRSASAARERAAFPAQQVRSETGFGASGASGH
- a CDS encoding DUF485 domain-containing protein, whose product is MDDPVVAKIQRNPKYRELRQKRNRIGVVLTVLMLLVYYGYIALIAFDKAFLAQPIGAGVTTLGIPIGLGVIVFTIVITGIYVRRANSEFDALTKDILNEASK